One genomic segment of Bacteroidales bacterium includes these proteins:
- a CDS encoding winged helix-turn-helix transcriptional regulator, producing MAQSKIELFNIELVKSAHYFKALAHPARLQILQFLAESNSCITADISSELPLSRTTVNQHIKELKEAGLIQGYNNEIKTKYCLNSENITELKLILQLFLDNLSIQDYKCK from the coding sequence ATGGCACAATCAAAAATAGAATTATTTAATATCGAGCTTGTAAAAAGCGCACATTATTTTAAGGCTTTGGCTCATCCCGCACGTTTACAAATATTACAATTTTTAGCAGAATCCAACTCCTGTATTACAGCTGATATTTCAAGCGAATTACCATTAAGCAGAACAACTGTTAATCAACATATTAAAGAATTAAAAGAAGCCGGTCTTATACAAGGGTACAATAATGAGATAAAAACCAAATATTGTTTAAACTCTGAAAATATTACCGAGTTAAAATTAATTCTTCAACTGTTTCTTGATAATTTGAGTATTCAAGATTATAAATGTAAATAA
- a CDS encoding winged helix-turn-helix transcriptional regulator, with the protein MNRNTEQINYEETTEELARFAKALGHPLRISILKLLEHQACCFTGDLVELFPVAQSTISQHLKELKGAGLIQGELTPPKIKYCINQENWKKAQLLFDELFR; encoded by the coding sequence ATGAATAGAAACACAGAACAAATTAATTACGAAGAAACGACGGAGGAATTGGCGCGCTTCGCAAAGGCGCTCGGCCATCCACTGCGTATTTCAATTTTAAAGTTATTGGAACATCAGGCATGCTGCTTTACTGGCGATTTGGTTGAGCTGTTTCCTGTAGCTCAATCCACTATTTCGCAACATTTAAAAGAACTGAAAGGTGCAGGATTAATTCAGGGCGAATTAACCCCACCCAAAATAAAGTATTGTATCAATCAGGAAAATTGGAAAAAAGCACAATTATTATTTGATGAGTTATTTCGTTAA
- a CDS encoding DUF2779 domain-containing protein — protein MEKHILSKSTFIKGHQCLKALYLHKKRPFLRDKLSAEQRAKFKRGHKVGDMAQQLFPGGIDVSPKSPSQYQKSAIRTQELIAEGQSIIYEATFQFNKVLVMLDILVKTEKGWEAYEVKSSLSLSETYFTDAALQYYVITNSGLDLVSFSLVYVNENYSLGVENEIDVQSYFIKQDVSSEIKEKQAQIAEEIEAELQILTEAHSPKVEVGAHCFFPYNCDFLGFCWKKKPTDIFKIPALSGDERRELLNQGIFSLEKLQAQEWENPLVEKQLESLAKKQAFVTEDLKALLSALPEHTAYLGFVARQEAIPQCIGDKPYQNQLFAYAFLFDNKKENSLFSGRCEEYQHFIEQLIFKLNTRTKIVVFDREYFAAALEQVAEQFPNLLKEVERINQKTLGIKQWIKDGLFYFPGFKHDLLFKDIISKVLNVFPFSKQPIYADVLAVNMFNQILEKLSLFDESNEDANAILTYVESLANYTRQTAEKLKQ, from the coding sequence ATGGAAAAACATATACTCTCAAAATCGACATTTATTAAAGGTCATCAATGTTTAAAAGCACTTTATCTGCATAAAAAAAGACCTTTTTTGCGCGATAAATTGAGTGCTGAACAAAGAGCAAAATTTAAACGTGGTCATAAAGTAGGGGATATGGCTCAACAGCTTTTTCCGGGAGGGATAGATGTTTCTCCAAAATCACCATCGCAATACCAAAAATCTGCTATCAGAACACAAGAACTAATTGCAGAAGGGCAAAGCATTATTTACGAAGCTACATTTCAGTTTAATAAAGTGTTGGTAATGCTCGATATTTTAGTGAAAACCGAAAAAGGCTGGGAGGCTTATGAGGTGAAAAGTTCGCTTAGCCTTTCAGAAACCTATTTTACAGATGCCGCTTTGCAGTATTATGTAATTACAAATAGTGGATTGGATTTAGTTTCCTTTTCTTTAGTTTATGTTAATGAGAATTACAGCTTAGGAGTGGAGAATGAAATAGATGTACAATCCTATTTTATCAAGCAAGATGTTAGTTCGGAGATAAAAGAAAAACAAGCTCAAATTGCCGAAGAAATTGAAGCTGAATTGCAGATTTTAACAGAAGCTCATTCGCCAAAAGTTGAGGTTGGAGCTCATTGCTTTTTTCCATATAATTGCGATTTTTTAGGCTTTTGCTGGAAGAAAAAACCAACAGATATTTTTAAAATTCCCGCTTTGAGTGGAGATGAACGTAGGGAGCTGTTGAATCAGGGTATTTTCAGTCTCGAAAAGTTACAAGCTCAGGAATGGGAAAATCCTTTAGTAGAAAAGCAGCTTGAAAGTTTAGCAAAAAAACAAGCCTTTGTTACGGAAGATTTAAAGGCTCTTTTATCTGCTTTGCCGGAGCATACAGCCTATTTAGGTTTTGTTGCACGACAAGAAGCTATTCCGCAATGCATTGGCGATAAACCTTATCAAAATCAGCTTTTTGCTTATGCATTTTTGTTTGATAATAAAAAGGAAAATAGTTTATTTTCCGGTCGGTGTGAGGAATACCAACACTTTATTGAGCAGTTAATATTTAAATTAAATACAAGAACTAAAATTGTAGTTTTTGATAGAGAATATTTTGCGGCGGCTTTAGAACAAGTGGCAGAACAATTCCCAAATCTATTAAAAGAAGTCGAGCGAATTAACCAAAAAACTTTGGGCATTAAGCAATGGATTAAAGACGGTCTTTTCTATTTCCCGGGCTTTAAACACGATTTACTTTTTAAAGACATTATCAGCAAAGTATTAAATGTGTTTCCTTTTTCAAAGCAGCCCATTTATGCCGATGTTTTAGCGGTAAATATGTTCAATCAAATACTGGAGAAATTAAGTCTTTTTGATGAAAGCAATGAAGATGCAAATGCAATTTTGACCTATGTTGAGAGTTTAGCAAATTATACTCGGCAAACAGCAGAAAAATTAAAGCAATAA
- a CDS encoding arsenate reductase ArsC, protein MKILILCTGNSCRSQMAQGFLVSYNKNLKVYSAGTEASGKLNPKAVQAMKEIGIDISHHTSDSVEKYLNDKWDYVITVCGGANEVCPNFIGKVKYRLHIGFDDPSDAIGTDEFIWSEYIRVRNEINEHFYKFYLKEIKPQI, encoded by the coding sequence ATGAAAATTTTAATCCTATGTACGGGCAATAGCTGTAGAAGTCAAATGGCACAGGGGTTTTTGGTGTCTTATAACAAAAACTTAAAGGTTTATTCTGCCGGAACAGAAGCTTCCGGCAAATTAAATCCTAAGGCGGTACAAGCAATGAAGGAAATAGGAATCGATATTAGTCATCACACCTCTGATTCGGTAGAAAAATATTTAAACGATAAGTGGGATTATGTAATTACGGTTTGTGGGGGTGCTAACGAAGTTTGCCCTAATTTTATCGGAAAAGTAAAATACCGATTACATATTGGTTTTGACGATCCGTCAGATGCAATAGGGACTGATGAATTTATTTGGAGTGAATACATACGTGTTCGGAATGAAATAAACGAGCATTTTTATAAGTTCTACCTAAAAGAAATTAAACCTCAAATTTGA
- a CDS encoding sulfite exporter TauE/SafE family protein — MNIIIGIIILFASFLFAMLGLGGGMVYVPALNWAGFDFITVALPLGLLLNGLNTSFALIQFGMKKLVDWKGGIFMAVSALIASPFGAYSSQYVEVSNLKMAFAILVLFAAIRMLLQVNKKEPEEKSSLKKRIIIGILVGLSVGFIGGMLGIGGGFIFAPVLMALGYKTKEAAATTAFVVTFSSFSGYLGHMTQGEMNWPLTLILVGAVIIGSQFGARFMSNKAKPKMVKKIYAIVLIAIAVKLSWEAISTFIA; from the coding sequence ATGAATATTATTATTGGAATTATTATTTTATTTGCCTCCTTTTTATTTGCAATGCTAGGTCTTGGAGGTGGTATGGTTTATGTTCCTGCCTTAAACTGGGCGGGTTTCGATTTTATTACTGTCGCTCTCCCCCTTGGACTTTTATTGAATGGATTAAACACTTCTTTTGCGCTTATCCAATTTGGAATGAAGAAGCTGGTTGACTGGAAAGGAGGAATCTTTATGGCCGTTTCGGCTTTAATTGCTTCACCATTTGGCGCTTATTCATCGCAATATGTAGAAGTGTCAAATCTAAAAATGGCTTTTGCCATTTTGGTTTTATTTGCTGCTATTCGTATGCTTTTACAGGTGAACAAAAAAGAGCCCGAGGAAAAATCATCGCTTAAAAAGCGTATTATTATCGGTATTTTAGTTGGATTATCTGTTGGGTTTATTGGTGGAATGTTGGGAATAGGAGGTGGATTTATTTTTGCTCCCGTTTTAATGGCCTTAGGTTATAAAACAAAAGAAGCCGCAGCAACAACAGCTTTCGTGGTAACTTTCTCATCGTTTTCTGGCTATTTGGGTCATATGACACAAGGCGAAATGAATTGGCCCTTAACGCTGATTTTAGTTGGAGCTGTAATTATTGGTTCTCAATTTGGTGCTCGTTTTATGAGCAATAAAGCTAAACCTAAAATGGTCAAGAAAATTTACGCCATCGTTCTGATAGCGATTGCTGTTAAGTTAAGCTGGGAAGCCATCAGCACATTTATTGCCTAA
- a CDS encoding outer membrane lipoprotein-sorting protein has product MKKFKISILVLIFGLGIYSSLSAQDLNGKQIIEKVYNRPTPPMQTATLTMTLTNKSGNTRIRTIKQFTKDLGKVEKSIMFFLTPADVKNTSFMNWTYDDDNKSDDQWIYLPAIKKTKRISSDSKSDYFMGSDFTYDDLGDRKLEDDTHTLIGEETIDGKECYVVESVSKDEDYMYSKTKTWIIKNDFIGLKKEFYDEDGDLLKILHIKEYKDYDGFLIINLSEMENVQKNHRTTMDLRDINITNKIQESLFTERMMMRGM; this is encoded by the coding sequence ATGAAAAAATTTAAAATATCCATTCTTGTCCTAATCTTTGGTTTAGGCATATACAGCTCGTTATCGGCACAAGATTTAAACGGAAAACAAATTATAGAAAAGGTTTATAATAGACCTACTCCTCCTATGCAAACTGCAACTTTAACAATGACTTTAACCAACAAAAGCGGAAACACACGCATTCGTACAATTAAACAATTTACAAAGGATCTTGGAAAAGTAGAAAAGAGCATTATGTTCTTTCTAACTCCTGCTGATGTTAAGAACACCTCTTTTATGAATTGGACTTATGATGATGATAACAAAAGTGATGACCAGTGGATTTATCTTCCTGCCATTAAAAAAACTAAACGTATTTCAAGCGATAGTAAAAGTGATTATTTTATGGGATCTGATTTTACTTACGACGATTTAGGCGATCGTAAATTAGAAGACGATACACATACACTTATTGGCGAGGAAACTATAGATGGCAAAGAATGTTATGTTGTAGAAAGTGTTTCTAAAGACGAAGATTATATGTATTCTAAAACCAAGACATGGATTATTAAAAATGATTTTATTGGTCTTAAAAAAGAATTCTACGATGAAGATGGCGACCTTTTAAAAATCCTTCATATTAAAGAGTACAAAGACTATGATGGTTTCTTAATCATAAATTTATCTGAAATGGAAAATGTTCAAAAGAACCACCGTACAACTATGGATTTAAGGGATATTAATATTACAAACAAAATACAAGAATCTTTATTTACCGAGCGTATGATGATGCGCGGAATGTAA
- a CDS encoding glutamine synthetase encodes MATDFLLSPDPLVRFFKKSRQEFTRKDIIEYIKDQQIEMLNFRYVGGDGRLKTLNFVVSDYDQLVEVLSSGERVDGSSLFPYIEAGNSDLYVIPRFRTAFLNPFTDIQTLDILCSFYNKEGEPFDGSPEYILQKAHRSLKEKTALDFEVMGELEYYVISEKEPYFVTDNQKGYHESTPFTKWEQLRREAMLAISSIGGNIKYGHSEVGNFTVGNLEYEQNEIEFKPSKLEDAADQLIIAKWALRTLAHRYGVTVTFAPKITVGKAGSGLHIHTRLMKNGVNQMIENGKISATAKKAIAGYLSLAKSLTAFGNTNPTSYFRLVPHQEAPTNICWGDRNRSVLVRVPLGWSGQKDMLKNANPLEETNTTDFSSKQTVEFRCPDGSADIYLLIAGLTVAARHGLEMENALEYADKTYVDVNIFEAKYKEKADSLDNLPVSCWDSAKALESQKDIFMKYNVFDKRTVDGIIANLRAFKDENLRVEIDNDEEKILELVDRFFHCG; translated from the coding sequence ATGGCTACTGACTTTTTACTTAGTCCGGATCCTTTAGTTAGGTTCTTTAAAAAATCACGACAAGAGTTTACTCGTAAAGACATTATTGAATACATTAAAGATCAGCAAATAGAGATGCTGAATTTTAGATATGTTGGTGGCGATGGGAGATTAAAAACACTTAATTTTGTGGTTAGTGATTACGATCAATTAGTTGAAGTTCTTTCTTCCGGGGAGCGTGTTGATGGCAGTAGCTTATTTCCTTATATTGAAGCGGGGAATAGCGATTTGTATGTAATTCCTCGTTTTAGAACGGCTTTTTTAAATCCATTTACAGATATACAAACGCTTGATATTCTTTGTTCTTTTTATAATAAAGAGGGTGAGCCTTTTGACGGATCTCCGGAATATATTTTACAAAAAGCACATCGTTCGCTTAAAGAAAAAACAGCTTTAGATTTTGAAGTCATGGGCGAATTGGAATATTATGTAATTAGTGAAAAGGAGCCTTATTTTGTAACCGATAATCAAAAAGGTTATCACGAAAGCACTCCTTTTACCAAATGGGAACAATTGCGTCGTGAAGCTATGTTGGCAATATCTTCAATTGGAGGAAACATAAAATACGGTCATTCTGAAGTAGGAAATTTTACCGTTGGTAATTTAGAATACGAACAAAATGAAATAGAATTTAAACCATCTAAACTCGAAGATGCTGCCGATCAATTAATAATTGCAAAATGGGCATTACGTACTTTGGCTCATCGTTATGGAGTAACTGTAACTTTTGCTCCTAAAATTACCGTTGGTAAAGCCGGAAGCGGATTGCATATTCATACTCGCCTGATGAAAAACGGTGTAAATCAAATGATAGAAAACGGAAAAATTAGTGCTACAGCAAAAAAAGCTATTGCCGGATATTTGTCCTTAGCAAAATCTTTAACTGCTTTTGGAAATACTAATCCAACATCATATTTTAGGTTAGTACCTCATCAGGAAGCTCCTACAAATATTTGTTGGGGCGATCGTAATCGTTCTGTTTTAGTTCGTGTTCCTCTTGGGTGGAGCGGACAAAAAGATATGCTGAAAAATGCTAATCCGTTAGAAGAAACAAATACAACCGACTTTAGCAGTAAGCAAACGGTAGAGTTTCGTTGTCCTGATGGTTCGGCAGATATATATCTTTTAATAGCAGGATTAACGGTTGCTGCTCGTCACGGATTAGAAATGGAAAATGCTTTGGAGTATGCCGATAAAACTTATGTCGATGTAAATATTTTTGAAGCAAAGTATAAAGAAAAAGCAGATAGTTTAGACAACTTACCTGTTTCTTGTTGGGACTCAGCAAAAGCACTCGAATCTCAAAAAGACATTTTTATGAAATATAATGTTTTTGATAAGCGAACAGTTGATGGTATTATTGCTAATCTAAGAGCATTTAAAGATGAAAATTTACGTGTGGAAATAGATAATGATGAAGAGAAAATCTTAGAATTAGTCGATCGCTTTTTCCATTGCGGCTAA
- a CDS encoding tRNA-dihydrouridine synthase family protein, with translation MKQEVHIYFAPFQSITTPTFRNIYSQYFKGVDKMFTPFFANIKAGEKLSLKDIKALKNQKENNIEVVPQILSKDADEIIWFAQNCQQMGFKELNWNLGCPYPQVANKKSGSGLLQYPNLVNDILQKVSAEIKIPFSIKCRLGYESKNEFDELIPIFNHYPIKEITIHARTGKQMYGGEINREYFADIVSQINSPVAYNGDIFSLDDFIEFKNNFPSVNSIMLGRGILKNPFLPAQIKGLDLPVDLKSHLKLFVDNLYYAYRKEKNNQLSLLSALKEYWTYLANAFDEPNRVYRKLKKCKSFDAYEDAVNAVFEEYNLTV, from the coding sequence ATGAAACAAGAAGTTCATATCTATTTTGCTCCTTTTCAGAGCATTACTACTCCTACTTTTCGTAATATATATTCACAATATTTCAAAGGAGTTGATAAAATGTTTACTCCTTTTTTTGCTAATATAAAAGCCGGTGAGAAATTAAGTTTAAAAGATATTAAAGCTCTAAAAAATCAAAAAGAGAATAATATAGAAGTCGTTCCGCAAATTTTAAGTAAAGATGCTGATGAAATTATTTGGTTTGCGCAAAATTGCCAACAAATGGGATTTAAAGAGCTAAATTGGAATTTAGGATGTCCTTATCCACAAGTAGCCAATAAAAAATCAGGTTCCGGCTTATTACAATATCCTAATTTAGTAAATGATATTCTGCAAAAAGTAAGCGCAGAAATAAAAATCCCTTTTTCTATAAAATGCAGATTAGGTTATGAATCTAAAAATGAGTTTGACGAACTTATACCTATTTTTAATCATTATCCTATTAAAGAAATTACTATTCACGCACGTACCGGAAAACAGATGTATGGCGGGGAAATAAATAGAGAATATTTTGCTGATATTGTTTCTCAAATAAATTCTCCCGTAGCTTATAACGGTGATATTTTCAGCCTCGACGATTTTATAGAATTTAAAAATAATTTTCCTAGTGTAAATAGTATAATGTTAGGTAGAGGAATCCTCAAAAATCCTTTTCTCCCTGCCCAAATTAAAGGCTTGGATTTACCGGTTGATTTAAAATCCCATCTTAAGTTATTTGTCGATAATTTGTATTACGCTTACAGAAAAGAAAAAAATAATCAACTTAGCTTATTAAGTGCGTTAAAAGAATATTGGACATATTTAGCCAATGCTTTTGATGAACCAAATAGAGTTTATCGGAAACTTAAAAAATGTAAATCTTTTGATGCTTATGAAGATGCCGTTAATGCTGTTTTTGAAGAATATAATTTAACTGTGTAA
- the arsB gene encoding ACR3 family arsenite efflux transporter → MEKKKQIGFFEKYLSLWVALCIATGIFIGNFSGQSIEILSDIEVFNVNIPVAILVWLMIYPMMLQIDFSSLKNIGKKPKGLFLTLIVNWLIKPFTMAFFAWLFFTKIYAAIISPELAGEYIAGAILLGAAPCTAMVFVWSYLTDGDPNFTLVQVSVNDLFILVAFIPIVSLLLGITDVQIPYDTLVASVLIFVAVPLVAGYITTKSLVSKKGKEWFENKFLPKFKPVSIFSLLLTLILLFSFQGNTITNKPLIILLIAIPLIIQTYFIFFLTWFTGRKLKLPHAINSPAAMIGASNFFELSVAVAIALFGLQSPAALVAVVGVLVEVPLMLSLVALANKWKY, encoded by the coding sequence ATGGAAAAGAAGAAACAAATTGGTTTTTTTGAAAAATACCTCAGCCTTTGGGTTGCTCTTTGTATAGCAACAGGTATTTTTATAGGGAATTTTTCAGGTCAAAGTATAGAAATTCTTAGTGATATTGAAGTGTTCAATGTTAATATTCCGGTGGCTATTTTGGTTTGGTTAATGATTTATCCAATGATGCTTCAGATTGATTTTTCAAGTCTTAAAAATATTGGTAAAAAACCCAAAGGATTGTTCCTGACTTTAATTGTCAATTGGTTAATCAAACCTTTTACTATGGCTTTCTTTGCATGGTTATTTTTCACTAAAATATACGCCGCTATCATTAGTCCTGAATTGGCCGGAGAATATATTGCTGGCGCCATACTTTTAGGTGCGGCTCCCTGCACGGCTATGGTCTTTGTGTGGAGTTATTTAACCGATGGCGATCCTAATTTTACTTTAGTGCAAGTATCGGTTAACGATTTATTTATTCTGGTAGCTTTTATCCCAATTGTTAGTCTTTTACTAGGGATTACCGATGTTCAAATTCCTTATGATACCTTGGTTGCTAGCGTTTTAATTTTTGTAGCTGTTCCTCTAGTTGCAGGTTATATTACAACAAAAAGTTTAGTAAGCAAAAAAGGGAAAGAATGGTTTGAAAATAAATTTTTACCAAAATTTAAACCGGTATCTATTTTCTCCTTACTCCTTACTTTGATCTTGCTTTTCTCTTTTCAAGGAAATACAATTACCAATAAACCCTTAATTATTTTGCTTATTGCTATTCCTTTAATTATTCAAACGTATTTCATCTTTTTTCTTACCTGGTTTACAGGTCGGAAATTGAAACTTCCGCATGCCATTAACTCTCCTGCAGCTATGATAGGGGCAAGTAATTTTTTTGAACTTTCCGTGGCTGTAGCTATCGCTTTATTTGGTTTACAATCACCCGCAGCTCTTGTCGCTGTAGTTGGCGTTTTGGTTGAGGTTCCTCTAATGTTATCTCTTGTTGCTTTGGCAAATAAATGGAAATATTAA
- a CDS encoding DUF2202 domain-containing protein yields MKNLKHLVLIAVLLLSSTIGFAQQSDCIAVDMPKEDVNQAEKESLLHMYEEEKLAGDVYKTLYSKWDLRIFSNISKAEDHHQSNVASLLDKYEIAYEKNLEIGSFHSSELQKLYDALIAQGNESLQQALVVGATVEDVDIFDLEKYLKEDVDSKDISLVYSNLLRGSENHMRAFTRWLNRYDINYQAQYISQEKLEKIISK; encoded by the coding sequence ATGAAAAATCTAAAACATCTTGTACTTATTGCTGTTCTTTTATTAAGTTCAACTATTGGATTCGCGCAACAAAGCGATTGTATAGCTGTTGACATGCCCAAAGAGGATGTTAATCAAGCTGAAAAGGAAAGCTTGCTACATATGTATGAAGAAGAAAAATTAGCCGGCGATGTTTATAAAACATTGTACAGCAAATGGGATCTTCGCATATTTTCAAACATATCCAAAGCAGAAGATCATCATCAAAGCAATGTCGCATCTTTACTTGATAAATATGAAATAGCATATGAAAAAAACTTGGAAATTGGTAGTTTTCATTCTTCTGAATTACAGAAACTTTACGATGCTTTAATTGCGCAAGGAAACGAATCTTTACAACAAGCTCTTGTGGTTGGTGCAACCGTTGAAGATGTGGATATTTTCGACCTGGAGAAATATCTAAAAGAAGATGTTGATAGTAAGGATATCTCTTTGGTATATTCCAATTTGCTCCGAGGTTCAGAGAACCATATGCGTGCTTTTACACGTTGGCTAAACAGATATGACATCAATTATCAAGCACAATACATTTCACAAGAAAAATTAGAAAAAATAATCTCAAAATAA